From a region of the Desulfovibrio sp. genome:
- the pta gene encoding phosphate acetyltransferase, giving the protein MHNGLYITATGPMTGKSAIALGAMQLLTRSMRKVAFFRPIINEPLWDDRDPDIHLMLEYFKLNMEYSDTFAYTQHEARQIINQGSRNLLIENIIQKYKKLLETYDFVLCVGTDFLAKDPVFEFELNAEIAANLGCPILLVTSGYNVSAEDIRDSLQITMDSLEPYALDVVATIVNRRNLTQTELDELRAHFSTQDNRALIFSVPNDPTIGQPTMADVKKGLDAEVLFGEKRLDALVGDYLIAAMHVDNVLGYIAKDQLIVTPGDRADVLLAAIASRLSSSTPDIAGVLLTGGIRPSDQVCKFIEGWTGSPLPILMTPHHTYKAFMALQSIIAPIEPGDLRKINSVLGLFEQYVNGKEIENRIGSERSSRITPMMFEFELIQRAKANKMRIVLAEGTEERILRATDILLRRDVAEIILLGDVEEIRSKASAFGLDIEKARLIDPVKSELFDDYANTYYELRKKKGITPEQARDTMTDATYFATMMVKKDDADGMVSGSVNTTAHTIRPAFEFVKTKPGFTVVSSVFLMCLKDRVLAFGDCAVNPNPTAQQLAEIAIASAHTAKVFGIEPRVAMLSYSTGTSGKGADVDVVVEATKIAQEMAPDLALEGPLQYDAAIDPTVAKTKMPDSKVAGKATVFIFPDLNTGNNTYKAVQRAAGAVAIGPVLQGLNKPVNDLSRGCTVPDIVNTVAITAVQAAAEKAAAKQQ; this is encoded by the coding sequence ATGCACAACGGTCTATACATCACCGCCACCGGGCCCATGACGGGCAAGAGCGCCATTGCCCTTGGGGCAATGCAGCTGCTCACCCGCAGCATGCGCAAGGTGGCCTTTTTCCGTCCCATCATCAACGAACCCCTGTGGGACGACCGCGACCCCGACATCCATCTGATGCTTGAATACTTCAAGCTCAACATGGAGTACTCTGACACCTTCGCCTACACCCAGCACGAAGCCCGCCAGATCATCAACCAGGGTTCGCGCAACCTGCTCATCGAAAACATCATCCAGAAGTACAAAAAGCTGCTGGAAACCTATGATTTCGTTCTGTGCGTCGGAACAGATTTTCTTGCCAAAGACCCGGTTTTTGAATTCGAGCTCAATGCCGAAATCGCGGCCAACCTTGGCTGCCCGATTCTCTTGGTAACCAGCGGCTACAATGTGAGCGCCGAGGATATTCGCGATTCGCTCCAGATCACCATGGACAGCCTCGAGCCCTACGCTCTGGACGTGGTTGCCACCATCGTGAACCGCCGCAATCTCACGCAGACCGAACTGGACGAACTGCGCGCCCACTTCAGCACGCAGGACAACCGCGCCCTTATCTTCTCTGTGCCCAACGACCCCACCATCGGCCAGCCCACCATGGCTGACGTGAAAAAGGGCTTGGACGCGGAAGTACTGTTTGGCGAAAAACGACTCGACGCGCTGGTGGGTGACTACCTGATCGCGGCCATGCACGTGGATAACGTGCTTGGTTACATTGCCAAAGACCAGCTTATCGTCACCCCCGGCGACCGCGCCGACGTGCTGCTGGCCGCCATTGCCTCGCGCCTGTCTTCCTCCACCCCCGACATAGCGGGCGTGCTGCTCACCGGCGGCATTCGCCCCTCTGATCAGGTGTGCAAATTTATCGAAGGCTGGACCGGCTCGCCCCTGCCCATCCTCATGACCCCGCACCACACCTACAAGGCCTTCATGGCCCTGCAGAGCATCATCGCCCCCATCGAACCGGGCGATCTGCGCAAGATCAACAGCGTGCTGGGCCTGTTTGAACAGTACGTCAATGGCAAGGAAATCGAAAACCGCATCGGCAGCGAACGCAGCAGCCGCATCACGCCCATGATGTTTGAATTCGAGCTGATCCAGCGCGCCAAAGCCAACAAGATGCGCATAGTGCTGGCCGAAGGCACCGAAGAACGCATCCTGCGCGCCACCGATATTCTGCTGCGCCGCGATGTGGCCGAGATCATCCTGCTGGGCGATGTGGAAGAAATCCGCTCCAAGGCCAGCGCCTTTGGTCTGGACATTGAAAAGGCCCGACTCATCGACCCGGTCAAATCCGAGCTGTTCGACGATTACGCCAACACCTACTACGAGCTGCGCAAAAAGAAGGGCATCACCCCCGAACAGGCGCGCGATACCATGACCGACGCCACCTACTTTGCCACCATGATGGTCAAGAAGGACGACGCCGACGGCATGGTTTCCGGCTCGGTCAATACCACGGCCCATACCATTCGCCCGGCCTTTGAGTTTGTTAAGACCAAGCCCGGCTTTACCGTCGTTTCTTCGGTCTTCCTCATGTGCCTCAAGGATCGCGTACTGGCCTTCGGCGACTGCGCGGTCAACCCCAACCCCACGGCCCAGCAGCTGGCGGAAATCGCCATTGCCTCGGCCCACACGGCCAAGGTTTTTGGCATTGAACCCCGCGTGGCCATGCTCTCCTACTCTACCGGTACTTCCGGCAAGGGCGCGGATGTGGACGTAGTTGTGGAAGCCACCAAAATTGCACAGGAAATGGCCCCCGACCTTGCGCTTGAAGGCCCCTTGCAGTACGACGCTGCCATCGACCCCACGGTCGCCAAAACCAAGATGCCCGACAGCAAGGTTGCCGGTAAGGCCACTGTGTTCATCTTCCCCGACCTCAATACGGGCAACAACACCTACAAGGCCGTGCAGCGCGCTGCTGGCGCCGTTGCCATCGGCCCCGTGCTTCAGGGTCTGAACAAGCCTGTTAACGATCTCTCGCGCGGCTGCACCGTGCCCGACATCGTCAACACCGTTGCCATCACCGCCGTGCAGGCCGCAGCCGAAAAAGCCGCAGCCAAGCAGCAGTAG